From the Rhinatrema bivittatum chromosome 3, aRhiBiv1.1, whole genome shotgun sequence genome, one window contains:
- the LOC115088596 gene encoding uncharacterized protein LOC115088596: MVLDMLHTSVIVYFDNVLVYSKDLFMHHIQVRQVLQKRLDNHLYAKLEKCQFEQESLLFLGYIVSSTGFHMDPDKVAAIQDWPQPVGLKALQCFLGFANFYRQFIPHYSWMVAPLTALTRKGADAKNWFQMAISAFQRLKEAFFLDLCFHHPNLQRRFIVEVDTSMRSPQI; encoded by the coding sequence ATGGTCTTGGATATGTTGCATACTTCGGTCATTGTATACTTCGACAATGTGTTGGTGTATTCTAAGGATTTGTTCATGCACCACATACAAGTGCGGCAAGTATTACAGAAACGTCTGGACAATCATCTctatgccaagttagagaagtgccagttcgagcagGAGTCCTTGTTGTTCCTCGGATATATAGTCTCATCCacgggcttccatatggaccctgataaagtggCTGCTATTcaggattggccacagccagtAGGGCTCAAAGCCCTACAATGCTTCCTGGGCTTCGCTAATTTCTATCGTcagttcataccccattactcctGGATGGTGGCACCGCTTACagcccttaccaggaagggtgcCGATGCAAAGAATTGGTTCCAGATGGCAATAAGTGCTTTCCAGAGGCTGAAGGAAGCCTTTTTCCTTGATCTCTGTTTCCACCATCCAAATCTGCAGCGTCGATTCATCGTGGAGGTAGACACATCtatgcgctccccccagatctaa